One segment of Setaria viridis chromosome 4, Setaria_viridis_v4.0, whole genome shotgun sequence DNA contains the following:
- the LOC117853015 gene encoding uncharacterized protein isoform X1 yields the protein MKSSESSSRFVQELVLYAASAAFSCLVLFAGLRHLDPNRAASQKAAQQKKEIARRLGRPLVSTTPYEDVIACDVINPDSIDVEFDSIGGLDHVKQALYELVILPLRRPELFTFGKLLSPQKGVLLYGPPGTGKTMLAKAIARESGAVFINVRISNLMSKWFGDAQKLVAAVFSLAHKLQPAIIFIDEVDSFLGQRRTTDHEAMTNMKTEFMSLWDGFTTDQNARVMVLAATNRPSELDEAILRRFTQIFEIGIPVQSERSKILQVVLKGENVEPNIDYDRIARLCEGFTGSDILELCKQAAFYPIRELLDNEKNGRTLDKPRPLRQSDLERALSTSRKGKKAASSGLQSPLWVRPSDSEDDQVQSAIFEISKLMSRIVQNSQSEPQEPSSP from the exons ATGAAGTCGTCGGAGTCGTCGTCGCGGTTCGTGCAGGAGCTCGTGCTCTACGCGGCCAGCGCCGCCTTCAGCTGCCTCGTCCTCTTCGCCGGCCTCCGCCACCTCGACCCCAACCGCGCCGCCTCCCAGAAGGCCGCGCAGCAGAAGAAGGAGATCGCCAGGCGCCTCGGCCGGCCGCTCGTCTCCACCACGCCCTACGAG GATGTGATTGCGTGCGACGTCATCAACCCCGACAGCATCGACGTCGAGTTCGACTCCATCGGCGGCCTCGACCACGTCAAGCAGGCGCTCTACGAGCTCGTCATACTgcccctgcgccgcccggagctcTTCACCTTCGGCAAGCTCCTCAGCCCCCAGAAGGGCGTGCTCCTATATGGCCCACCCGGCACCGGGAAGACCATGCTCGCCAAGGCCATCGCCAGGGAGTCCGGAGCCGTCTTCATCAATGTCAGGATCTCCAATCTCATGAGCAAGTGGTTTGGGGATGCGCAGAAGCTTG TGGCGGCTGTGTTTAGTCTTGCCCACAAGCTCCAGCCTGCTATTATCTTCATCGACGAGGTTGATAGTTTCTTGGGGCAGCGACGGACAACAGACCATGAAGCCATGACTAATATGAAGACGGAGTTCATGTCCCTCTGGGACGGCTTCACCACTGATC AGAATGCTCGTGTGATGGTCCTTGCTGCTACGAACAGGCCTTCTGAGTTAGATGAGGCCATCCTCAGGCGCTTTACTCAGATATTTGAAATTGGAATTCCTGTTCAGAGTGAAAGGAGCAAGATACTTCAGGTTGTATTGAAGGGTGAAAATGTTGAACCTAATATTGATTATGATCGCATTGCAAGATTGTGTGAGGGCTTTACTGGGTCAGATATCCTAGAACTGTGCAAGCAGGCAGCATTCTACCCTATCAGGGAGCTTTTGGATAATGAGAAAAATGGGAGGACATTAGAT AAACCTAGACCCTTGAGGCAATCAGACCTGGAGAGAGCCCTATCAACATCTAGAAAGGGCAAGAAGGCTGCTAGCTCAGGGCTGCAGTCACCCTTGTGGGTTCGGCCATCGGATTCAGAAGATGATCAGGTACAGAGCGCGATCTTTGAGATATCTAAGCTGATGTCTCGAATAGTTCAGAACAGTCAGTCAGAACCGCAAGAGCCTTCTTCACCTTAA
- the LOC117853015 gene encoding uncharacterized protein isoform X2, producing MKSSESSSRFVQELVLYAASAAFSCLVLFAGLRHLDPNRAASQKAAQQKKEIARRLGRPLVSTTPYEDVIACDVINPDSIDVEFDSIGGLDHVKQALYELVILPLRRPELFTFGKLLSPQKGVLLYGPPGTGKTMLAKAIARESGAVFINVRISNLMSKWFGDAQKLVAAVFSLAHKLQPAIIFIDEVDSFLGQRRTTDHEAMTNMKTEFMSLWDGFTTDQNARVMVLAATNRPSELDEAILRRFTQIFEIGIPVQSERSKILQVVLKGENVEPNIDYDRIARLCEGFTGSDILELCKQAAFYPIRELLDNEKNGRTLDKPRPLRQSDLERALSTSRKGKKAASSGLQSPLWVRPSDSEDDQIS from the exons ATGAAGTCGTCGGAGTCGTCGTCGCGGTTCGTGCAGGAGCTCGTGCTCTACGCGGCCAGCGCCGCCTTCAGCTGCCTCGTCCTCTTCGCCGGCCTCCGCCACCTCGACCCCAACCGCGCCGCCTCCCAGAAGGCCGCGCAGCAGAAGAAGGAGATCGCCAGGCGCCTCGGCCGGCCGCTCGTCTCCACCACGCCCTACGAG GATGTGATTGCGTGCGACGTCATCAACCCCGACAGCATCGACGTCGAGTTCGACTCCATCGGCGGCCTCGACCACGTCAAGCAGGCGCTCTACGAGCTCGTCATACTgcccctgcgccgcccggagctcTTCACCTTCGGCAAGCTCCTCAGCCCCCAGAAGGGCGTGCTCCTATATGGCCCACCCGGCACCGGGAAGACCATGCTCGCCAAGGCCATCGCCAGGGAGTCCGGAGCCGTCTTCATCAATGTCAGGATCTCCAATCTCATGAGCAAGTGGTTTGGGGATGCGCAGAAGCTTG TGGCGGCTGTGTTTAGTCTTGCCCACAAGCTCCAGCCTGCTATTATCTTCATCGACGAGGTTGATAGTTTCTTGGGGCAGCGACGGACAACAGACCATGAAGCCATGACTAATATGAAGACGGAGTTCATGTCCCTCTGGGACGGCTTCACCACTGATC AGAATGCTCGTGTGATGGTCCTTGCTGCTACGAACAGGCCTTCTGAGTTAGATGAGGCCATCCTCAGGCGCTTTACTCAGATATTTGAAATTGGAATTCCTGTTCAGAGTGAAAGGAGCAAGATACTTCAGGTTGTATTGAAGGGTGAAAATGTTGAACCTAATATTGATTATGATCGCATTGCAAGATTGTGTGAGGGCTTTACTGGGTCAGATATCCTAGAACTGTGCAAGCAGGCAGCATTCTACCCTATCAGGGAGCTTTTGGATAATGAGAAAAATGGGAGGACATTAGAT AAACCTAGACCCTTGAGGCAATCAGACCTGGAGAGAGCCCTATCAACATCTAGAAAGGGCAAGAAGGCTGCTAGCTCAGGGCTGCAGTCACCCTTGTGGGTTCGGCCATCGGATTCAGAAGATGATCAG ATCTCGTGA
- the LOC117853016 gene encoding ras-related protein RABA3 translates to MEEDYVFKIVVIGDSAVGKTQLLGRFTRDEFFLDSKSTIGIEFQTRTVDIARRRVKAQIWDTAGQERYRAVTTAYYRGALGAVLVYDVTRRRTFDHAARWVDELRAHADKSIVVMLVGNKADLAAGRAVAADEAAAFAEEQGLFFSEASALSGENVERAFLRLLEEIHANVSRRPALEAAAAYEEAGVINGRGHGDAGVLMLKGARLSLAEERSIMETSALRRTSSCSCS, encoded by the coding sequence ATGGAGGAGGACTACGTGTTCAAGATCGTGGTGATCGGCGACTCGGCGGTGGGGAAGACGCAGCTGCTGGGGCGCTTCACGCGCGACGAGTTCTTCCTCGACTCCAAGTCCACCATCGGCATCGAGTTCCAGACGCGCACCGTCGacatcgcccgccgccgcgtcaaGGCCCAGATTTGGGACACCGCCGGCCAGGAGAGGTACAGGGCGGTCACCACCGCCTACTACCGTGGCGCGCTCGGCGCCGTGCTCGTCTACGACGTCACCAGGCGCCGCACCTTCGACCACGCCGCGCGCTGGGTCGACGAGCTCCGCGCCCACGCCGACAAGTCCATCGTCGTCATGCTCGTCGGCAACaaggccgacctcgccgccggccgcgcggtggcggcggacgaggccgccgccttcgccgagGAGCAGGGGCTCTTCTTCTCCGAGGCCTCCGCGCTCAGCGGGGAGAACGTCGAGCGCGCCTTCCTCAGGCTGCTCGAGGAGATCCACGCCAACGTGTCCAGGAGGCCcgcgctggaggcggcggcggcgtacgagGAGGCCGGCGTCATCAACGGCCGTGGGCATGGCGACGCCGGCGTGCTGATGCTCAAGGGCGCTAGGCTGTCGCTGGCTGAAGAGAGGTCCATCATGGAGACGAGCGCCTTGAGGAGGACAAGCAGCTGCTCGTGCTCGTAA